The genomic stretch TTTCTTTAACTTCATCTTTTATATCAAGATACTTATTTAAATCATTTTTCATAATAATTAATCCCCCTTTAGTCTTTCTTTTAAATCTGGATTAACAGTAAATTTACTTTTTACTGTCAAGGAAGCAATTTTAATACCATATTCAACCGCCTTTTTTAATTCACTATTTTCCCTTACTAATTTGCTGGCAATTCCGGCCAAAAGAGCATCTCCAGCACCGGTTGTTTCTTTTAAATCTTTTTTAGGAATTTTTTCAGCTTCAACAAAATCAGATTTTTTCTTACTAAGAATTAAAACACCTTTTTCACCACAACTGACAAACATTACAGGAATATTTTTATAATGATTATATTTTTCTTTAACTCTTTTCAATCTTAAAGAAAAATCATTTTCACCTTTAACTTCAAGACCAAGAAGCATTTCAGCTTCATCTAAATTAGGACTTAAATAATCAATACTTTCTATTTGCTGTAATAATTTTTTCCCTTTATCAATAGAGACAGGTTCAGCAAAAGTAATAATCTTATTTTTTTTAGTTATTTCTAAAATATATTCAATAACTTCTGAATTAAGGTTTGTATCAAAAATAACTAAAGATGCATTTTTTATTAAATCTTTATTTGCTTTTATGTAAGATTCATCAATACTATTCATAATTTCCATTCCAGAAATTGCAGCAATTAATTCTCCATCTTTATCAAGGTGAGCAAGATACAACCCTGTTTTTTCTTTATCAGTAATTTTTACATGATCTAAATTTACCTGAGATCTGGAAGTCTCCTCTAATAATTTTTTTCCAAAATGATCATTACCCACAGAAGTAAGTAGAGTAACTTTATTATCTAAAATTCCAAGATTTTCAGCAATATTACGTCCTACTCCTCCCAAGCTTTCTTCTATATGTCCTGGATTGGATGTATGGGGTAAATAGTTTTCACTATAGGCTTTTAAATCTACATTACTACCTCCAATTACTACAATATTTTCCATCAAATCACTCCTTAGAGAAACTTAATTTAAAATTCTATATCCGAAAGTTCTAAAGCTGTTTTATTAATATTATCTTTAAATTTAAATTCTTCAATTTCTTCTCCATCTATTTTTTCATCAGGAAGAGAAACAATAAATTCTGATCCTTTTTCTTCTCTACTTTTGACTGTTATTTTTCCTTCGTGTAATTCAACTAAAGATTTTACAATAGAAAGCCCAAGACCACTACCTTCACTATTTCTGGTCATTGACTCATCAATTTGTTTAAATTCATCAAAAATAAATTTCAATTTATTATTTTTTATACCAATTCCATTATCTTTTACAGAAATTTTTATCATATCACTTTCTTTATATAAACTTACAGTAATCATATCCCCTTTTTCAGTAAACTTTACTGCATTTGAAAGCAAATTCAAAATAATTCTTTCGATATTGACAGGATCACATTTGATTATTTTTTTCTCAAAATCTGAAATAAATTTTATATCTCTATTTTTATTGTCTATGTAAGATTTTACAGAATCAGTCACCTTATTTAAAATATCTACTATATCAGCATTTTTTAATTCTAATGAAAAAGAATCAACATCCATTTTTACCAGATCAATTAAATTGTTAACTAACCTTAACATCCTATATCCATTTTGCCTAATAATATCTGTATATTTACTAATACTATTATTATCTTTTTTATTTACATTTATCATCTGTACAGCCGAAAATATAAGGTTAAGTGGAGTTTTAAATTCATGAGATAATTTGCCGATTAAATCCATTTTATTTTTTGTTTTTTCAAGTTTGTTTTGATTTTCAATTAAATTTTGCCGTAGATTATCATATTTAACAATATTATGATAAATACTCCTATTAGTATCATTAATAAGCATAGTAGAATTCAAAAGAGTGAATAAAGAAGAAATTGAAAAAACCGGTATTATTTTAGCCCAAAATAATAATGGATAATCCAAAATTATTATAAGAATTGTGAAACCAACTATTAAAACCCAACTATAAGCTTTTACTATTTCTTTTTTATCTATAGTAACAATTATACTATCTTTATTTTTATGATATATCCCACCAATGATTACTGGAAAGAATATTTCAAAAATTATTACTCCAATAACCCATTCTCCTCCAAGCATCCACCTATAAAAAGCTGGCAGAGAAGTTACCACTAATCCATATTTCCAACTATAAATATAAGAAATTAAGAAAATTGGGATACTT from Halanaerobiales bacterium encodes the following:
- a CDS encoding carbohydrate kinase family protein, with amino-acid sequence MENIVVIGGSNVDLKAYSENYLPHTSNPGHIEESLGGVGRNIAENLGILDNKVTLLTSVGNDHFGKKLLEETSRSQVNLDHVKITDKEKTGLYLAHLDKDGELIAAISGMEIMNSIDESYIKANKDLIKNASLVIFDTNLNSEVIEYILEITKKNKIITFAEPVSIDKGKKLLQQIESIDYLSPNLDEAEMLLGLEVKGENDFSLRLKRVKEKYNHYKNIPVMFVSCGEKGVLILSKKKSDFVEAEKIPKKDLKETTGAGDALLAGIASKLVRENSELKKAVEYGIKIASLTVKSKFTVNPDLKERLKGD
- a CDS encoding ATP-binding protein; translation: MLIELIYNMAMVILFILLSVRLKEHLLKSDVNDPYYYKITIAFLAALISIILMKRPFVYHGIAFDLKSIPIFLISYIYSWKYGLVVTSLPAFYRWMLGGEWVIGVIIFEIFFPVIIGGIYHKNKDSIIVTIDKKEIVKAYSWVLIVGFTILIIILDYPLLFWAKIIPVFSISSLFTLLNSTMLINDTNRSIYHNIVKYDNLRQNLIENQNKLEKTKNKMDLIGKLSHEFKTPLNLIFSAVQMINVNKKDNNSISKYTDIIRQNGYRMLRLVNNLIDLVKMDVDSFSLELKNADIVDILNKVTDSVKSYIDNKNRDIKFISDFEKKIIKCDPVNIERIILNLLSNAVKFTEKGDMITVSLYKESDMIKISVKDNGIGIKNNKLKFIFDEFKQIDESMTRNSEGSGLGLSIVKSLVELHEGKITVKSREEKGSEFIVSLPDEKIDGEEIEEFKFKDNINKTALELSDIEF